Proteins from a single region of Halorubrum sp. 2020YC2:
- a CDS encoding PhzF family phenazine biosynthesis protein — translation METRRALLVDAFAAEPLAGNAAGVVPDAEGLSDDQMAAVAAELGASETAFLTAGDGAADDRLRYFSPATEVDLCGHATIATYAALSAEGALDGGERTLRTNVGDVTVAVDDDGTVWMRQQAPSVEVVDVDLGRVATALGIDPAALRDVGADLPVAVASTGLPFLVVPVNFLERLGEADPDDEAVERLSEEFDAAGVYAFTFDALDADSTLHGRAFVPSLGISEDPVTGTASGAVGGYLRHVDAFDGDDPDELRFEQGHFVDRSGHVRVRVEAEGVRVGGRATVALDGEIRIPDDEDDEIIEA, via the coding sequence ATGGAGACCCGACGCGCGCTGCTCGTCGACGCGTTCGCCGCGGAGCCGCTGGCCGGGAACGCCGCCGGCGTCGTCCCCGACGCGGAGGGACTGAGCGACGACCAGATGGCCGCCGTGGCCGCCGAACTCGGCGCCTCGGAGACGGCGTTCCTGACCGCGGGCGACGGCGCGGCCGACGACCGGCTCCGCTACTTCTCGCCGGCCACGGAGGTCGACCTCTGCGGGCACGCCACGATAGCGACCTACGCCGCCCTGTCCGCCGAGGGGGCGCTCGACGGGGGCGAGCGCACGCTCCGCACGAACGTCGGGGACGTCACGGTCGCGGTCGACGACGACGGCACCGTCTGGATGCGCCAGCAGGCGCCGAGCGTCGAGGTCGTCGACGTCGACCTCGGCCGGGTCGCGACCGCGCTCGGAATCGACCCGGCGGCGCTGCGCGACGTGGGCGCGGACCTCCCCGTCGCGGTCGCGTCGACCGGGCTGCCGTTCCTCGTCGTCCCCGTGAACTTCCTCGAGCGACTCGGGGAGGCCGACCCGGACGACGAGGCGGTCGAGCGCCTCTCCGAGGAGTTCGACGCCGCGGGCGTGTACGCGTTCACATTCGACGCGCTCGACGCCGACTCGACGCTCCACGGCCGGGCGTTCGTCCCGTCGCTCGGCATCTCGGAGGACCCCGTGACCGGGACCGCGAGCGGAGCCGTCGGCGGGTACCTCCGGCACGTCGACGCGTTCGACGGCGACGATCCGGACGAACTCCGCTTCGAGCAGGGGCACTTCGTCGACCGCTCCGGACACGTCCGCGTGCGCGTCGAGGCCGAGGGAGTCCGCGTCGGCGGGCGGGCGACGGTCGCGCTCGACGGCGAGATCCGGATCCCAGACGACGAGGACGACGAGATCATCGAGGCCTGA
- a CDS encoding alkaline phosphatase family protein — translation MGLFDRLRGSDTPRVAFIGIDGLSYRLVADNPETFPTLSAIAADGEGGRIDSIVPPESSACWPSLTTGKNPGETGVYGFQDREVGTYDTYVPMGRDVQVPRVWDRATDAGLDATVMNVPVTFPPQRTVQRMVSGYLSPDLDAAAHPEELREYLTDGDYRLSVNAKLGHKADKTAFLEHARETVDARAAAFERYVERDDWDLFVGVFTAPDRVDHFLWGDYEDGGEYRDELLSFHAALDEHIGSIREALPDDVTLVVGSTHGFRRLRYDVYCNEWLEREGWLSYEGDDHDSLSDIDDDARAYSLVPGRFYLNVEGREPDGVVPESEYEETRAELREALESWTGPDGNLVADRVVDSETVFRGDHAAIAPDLVVVPNDGFDLKSGFRPHDGVFDADGPRTGMHAFDDAALFVDHPDATVDDADLLDVTPTLLRLLDVDYGRTDFDGASLV, via the coding sequence ATGGGTCTCTTCGACCGGCTGCGAGGGAGCGACACCCCCCGCGTGGCGTTCATCGGGATCGACGGCCTCTCGTATCGGCTGGTCGCCGACAACCCGGAGACGTTCCCGACGCTGTCGGCGATCGCGGCCGACGGCGAGGGCGGACGGATCGACAGCATCGTGCCGCCGGAGTCGAGCGCGTGCTGGCCGAGCCTCACGACGGGCAAGAACCCCGGAGAGACGGGCGTGTACGGGTTCCAGGACCGCGAGGTCGGCACCTACGACACGTACGTGCCGATGGGGCGGGACGTCCAGGTCCCCCGGGTGTGGGACCGCGCGACCGACGCGGGGCTCGACGCGACGGTGATGAACGTCCCCGTCACCTTCCCGCCGCAGCGCACCGTCCAGCGGATGGTCTCGGGCTACCTCTCGCCCGACCTCGACGCGGCCGCCCACCCCGAGGAGCTGCGCGAGTACCTCACCGACGGCGACTACCGCCTGTCGGTCAACGCGAAGCTCGGCCACAAGGCGGACAAGACGGCGTTCTTAGAGCACGCCCGCGAAACCGTCGACGCCCGCGCCGCGGCGTTCGAGCGGTACGTCGAGCGCGACGACTGGGACCTCTTCGTCGGCGTCTTCACCGCCCCCGACCGCGTCGACCACTTCCTGTGGGGCGACTACGAGGACGGCGGGGAGTACCGCGACGAACTGCTGTCCTTCCACGCCGCCCTCGACGAGCACATCGGATCGATCCGCGAGGCGCTCCCGGACGACGTGACGCTCGTCGTCGGCTCCACGCACGGGTTCAGACGCCTCCGCTACGACGTCTACTGTAACGAGTGGCTCGAACGCGAGGGCTGGCTCTCCTACGAGGGCGACGACCACGACTCGCTGTCCGACATCGACGACGACGCCCGCGCGTACTCGCTCGTCCCCGGCCGCTTCTACCTCAACGTCGAGGGCCGCGAGCCGGACGGCGTCGTCCCCGAGTCCGAGTACGAGGAGACGCGCGCGGAGCTGCGCGAGGCGCTGGAGTCGTGGACCGGCCCCGACGGGAACCTCGTCGCGGACCGCGTCGTCGACAGCGAGACCGTGTTCCGCGGCGACCACGCCGCCATCGCGCCCGACCTCGTCGTCGTCCCGAACGACGGCTTCGACCTCAAGTCCGGGTTCCGCCCGCACGACGGCGTGTTCGACGCCGACGGACCGCGGACCGGGATGCACGCCTTCGACGACGCCGCGCTGTTCGTCGACCACCCGGACGCGACGGTCGACGACGCCGACCTCCTCGACGTCACGCCCACCCTCCTCCGCCTGCTCGACGTCGACTACGGCCGCACCGACTTCGACGGCGCCAGCCTCGTCTGA
- a CDS encoding DUF6517 family protein — translation MKRRGLLVALAASTSVAVAGCTGENQSFDLDADPARVPESAYAEGYSGQDPQSFSIDQAFNATGVNVEVSATTWVARYTNETIGSALFVVSTPDESVAGQSVNPLVRASGADLIRRLLDQIDQQGIGGNGTEIQTDDIEEAGEETQTILGQDDVTVSKLKTTVDADVEGPNGQEGSVEDVPVLVYIATVRHDGDVVMLVGIHPEDLDQSDQLLSMMGSVEH, via the coding sequence ATGAAACGACGTGGGCTGCTCGTGGCACTCGCCGCGTCGACTTCCGTGGCCGTCGCCGGGTGTACCGGCGAAAACCAGAGCTTCGACCTCGACGCGGATCCCGCGCGGGTCCCGGAGAGCGCCTACGCCGAAGGGTACTCCGGTCAGGACCCGCAGTCGTTCTCCATCGACCAGGCGTTCAACGCCACGGGCGTGAACGTGGAGGTGTCGGCAACGACGTGGGTCGCCCGGTACACCAACGAGACCATCGGCTCGGCGCTGTTCGTGGTGAGCACTCCGGACGAGTCGGTCGCCGGACAGTCCGTCAACCCGCTCGTCAGAGCCAGCGGCGCGGACCTCATCCGGCGGCTCCTCGACCAGATCGACCAGCAGGGGATCGGCGGTAACGGGACCGAAATCCAAACGGACGACATCGAGGAGGCGGGCGAGGAGACGCAGACGATCCTCGGTCAAGACGACGTCACCGTCTCGAAGCTCAAGACGACGGTCGACGCGGACGTCGAGGGCCCGAACGGCCAGGAGGGTTCCGTCGAAGACGTTCCCGTCCTCGTCTACATCGCGACCGTCCGACACGACGGAGACGTCGTCATGCTGGTCGGCATCCACCCGGAGGACCTCGACCAGTCCGACCAGTTGCTCTCGATGATGGGATCGGTCGAGCACTAA
- a CDS encoding HEWD family protein translates to MGVTITPPKNRTCELCGRRERWDGEADGWRIADDPGNVYCIHEWDINGTFVPLDE, encoded by the coding sequence ATGGGCGTGACAATTACACCGCCGAAGAACCGGACCTGTGAGCTGTGCGGGCGCCGAGAGCGGTGGGACGGCGAGGCCGACGGGTGGCGGATCGCTGACGACCCCGGGAACGTCTACTGTATCCACGAGTGGGACATCAACGGGACGTTCGTTCCCCTCGACGAGTGA
- the gltB gene encoding glutamate synthase large subunit, with product MTKSRSTTRGVRGSDSSGREGGLAAPTDDRSNCGIGGVVDLDGEPTHEAVTDAITLLENLEHRGTTGAEENTGDGAGIMVARPDGFFREVVDADLPEEYAVGSVFMPPEPGVQAEIHDVIAEVCSVYGLEVLAWRSVPTDNADLGATALDSEPEVSQVFVAPVEGAGLARRFTSEENRPDDADPDLLGFDRALYAARREIENAVSEVDGAGRFYVCSLDRQRVVYKGLLKGSQLADYYSDLTDERFASHVALVHARFSTNTLGAWHLAHPYRNIVHNGEFNTIRGNVNWMRARENDLEHPAFGAELDTIKPVIDDPNQSDTASVDNALELLLQTDRDLPHALRMLIPEAFRGDDLMDDDRAEFYDYHASLVEPWDGPALVIGFDGERVAGVLDRNGLRPCRYEVTTDDRLVVGSEVGALPTDPADVRRRGRLQPGEIFVADPEAGRIVPDDEVFEDLTDEKYGEWVDRGQVDLDELTDEDGVAAGIDASGDDATDAVDSEATDSDSTDSEATDPDETEPAVRAHQAAFGYTTDSLNHLVEPMAKGGKDPVGSMGDDTPLSVLADIDRPLFTYFKQLFAQVSNPPIDYIREELVTSLETRIGNQRNLLDETPEHAEQIVADTPVLTDAETAALRDLPGPGERTPGDSDADAADDPSFTSVAVDVAYDRDGSLVDAVNRVREDAAAAIEDGADVVVLSDRAVGPDRLAVPSLLATGAVHHHLVRKGLRNRAGVVVESGEPHEVHHLATLVGYGADAVDPYLAYASIADVVAGPDGADEDEALAAYRHALEDGLLKTMAKMGISTMESYQGAQIFEAVGLDSEFVAEYFEGTEIRTEGIGIEQIEDDLRTRHAMAFGADPELETTGEYEHRSSGVKHGWNPQTVGTLQQAVRGGDYGQYREFAELVNDQTEELQSLRGLLEFDSDRDPVPVEQVEPVESIVERFSTAAMSLGSISPEAHENNAIAMNRLGAKSNTGEGGEPPERFDTEKECTVKQVASGRFGVTSEYLANAEELQIKMAQGSKPGEGGHLPGEKVNEMIAHVRCSTPGVGLISPPPQHDIYSIEDLKQLIFDLKAASPEADVNVKLVSEAGIGTIAAGVAKANADVVHVSGHDGGTGASPKTSIKNAGLPWELGLAEANQMLRATGLRDRIRVSADGGLRTGRDVAVAAALGAEEYIFGTASLVTSGCVMARQCHENTCPVGVATQREDLRQRFPGQPDHVVNYMTFIAQELREIMAEQGYTELEEFIGRPELLAQRDTDHEKAKHLDLSAVIAEPAGEARTKVREQAHGGVDDLLDWDLIDEAAPAIEDGAPVALTRDVRNVDRAVGATLSNRVVSEHGGDGLPDDTVSCRFDGEAGQSFGAFLASGITMELSGAANDYVGKGLSGGRLVIDTPAEASYDPTENVVAGNVCLYGATAGEMYVNGVAGERFGVRNSGVSAVVEGVGDHGCEYMTGGVVAVLGDTGRNFAAGMSGGIAYVYDPDDRFDERVNRGMVSVSETLEESDERMLRRLVENHRAYTESERAADLLDDWEAALDDFVRVFPDAYADVIAEGIGDDVRDEPPAPAAAVPDAGADAAGQVSGDD from the coding sequence ATGACCAAGTCACGTAGTACCACCCGGGGCGTACGCGGCTCGGATTCCTCGGGCCGGGAGGGGGGACTCGCGGCGCCGACGGACGACCGGTCGAACTGCGGTATCGGCGGCGTCGTCGACCTCGACGGCGAACCGACCCACGAGGCCGTCACGGACGCGATCACGCTGCTCGAAAACCTCGAACACCGAGGGACGACCGGCGCGGAGGAGAACACCGGAGACGGCGCGGGGATCATGGTGGCCCGCCCCGACGGGTTCTTTCGAGAAGTCGTCGACGCCGACCTGCCGGAAGAGTACGCGGTCGGCTCCGTGTTCATGCCGCCGGAACCGGGCGTTCAGGCGGAGATCCACGACGTCATCGCTGAGGTGTGTTCGGTTTACGGGCTGGAGGTGCTGGCGTGGCGCTCGGTCCCGACCGACAACGCCGACCTCGGCGCCACCGCGCTCGACTCCGAGCCGGAGGTATCGCAGGTGTTCGTCGCGCCCGTCGAGGGCGCGGGGCTCGCCCGGCGGTTCACCAGCGAAGAGAACCGGCCGGACGACGCCGACCCCGACCTGCTCGGGTTCGACCGCGCGCTGTACGCGGCCCGCCGCGAGATCGAGAACGCGGTGTCCGAGGTCGACGGCGCCGGTCGCTTCTACGTCTGTTCGCTCGACCGCCAGCGCGTCGTCTACAAGGGCCTGCTGAAGGGGTCGCAGCTCGCGGACTACTACTCGGACCTGACCGACGAGCGGTTCGCGAGCCACGTCGCCCTGGTCCACGCGCGCTTCTCGACGAACACGCTCGGCGCGTGGCACCTCGCGCACCCGTACCGCAACATCGTCCACAACGGCGAGTTCAACACGATCCGGGGGAACGTCAACTGGATGCGCGCCCGCGAGAACGACCTCGAACACCCGGCGTTCGGGGCCGAACTCGACACGATCAAGCCGGTGATCGACGACCCGAACCAGTCGGACACCGCGAGCGTCGACAACGCGCTCGAACTCCTGCTCCAGACCGACCGCGACCTCCCGCACGCGCTTCGGATGCTGATCCCCGAGGCGTTCCGCGGCGACGACCTGATGGACGACGACCGCGCGGAGTTCTACGACTACCACGCCTCGCTCGTCGAGCCGTGGGACGGTCCCGCCCTCGTCATCGGCTTCGACGGCGAGCGCGTCGCCGGCGTCCTCGACCGCAACGGCCTCCGCCCGTGCCGCTACGAGGTGACGACCGACGACCGCCTCGTCGTCGGCAGCGAGGTCGGCGCGCTCCCGACTGACCCCGCAGACGTGCGGCGTCGCGGCCGGCTCCAGCCCGGCGAGATATTCGTCGCGGACCCCGAGGCGGGCCGTATCGTCCCCGACGACGAGGTGTTCGAGGACCTCACCGACGAGAAGTACGGCGAGTGGGTCGACCGCGGACAGGTCGACCTCGACGAGCTCACCGACGAGGACGGCGTCGCGGCTGGAATCGACGCCTCCGGTGACGACGCGACGGACGCGGTCGACTCGGAAGCGACCGATTCGGACTCGACCGATTCCGAGGCGACCGACCCCGACGAGACCGAACCGGCCGTCCGCGCCCATCAGGCCGCGTTCGGCTACACGACCGACTCGCTGAACCACCTCGTCGAGCCGATGGCGAAGGGGGGGAAGGACCCGGTCGGATCGATGGGCGACGACACGCCGCTGTCGGTCCTCGCGGACATCGACCGCCCCCTCTTCACCTACTTCAAGCAGCTGTTCGCGCAGGTGTCGAACCCGCCGATCGACTACATCCGCGAGGAGCTGGTCACTTCCCTCGAGACCCGGATCGGGAACCAGCGCAACCTCCTCGACGAGACGCCGGAACACGCCGAGCAGATCGTCGCGGACACGCCGGTCCTGACCGACGCCGAGACGGCCGCCCTCCGCGACCTCCCGGGGCCGGGCGAACGGACGCCCGGCGACAGCGACGCGGACGCGGCCGACGACCCCTCGTTCACCTCCGTGGCCGTCGACGTCGCCTACGACCGCGACGGGTCGCTCGTCGACGCCGTCAACCGGGTCCGCGAGGACGCGGCGGCCGCCATCGAGGACGGCGCCGACGTCGTCGTACTCTCGGACCGCGCCGTCGGCCCGGACCGCCTCGCGGTGCCGAGCCTGCTCGCGACCGGTGCGGTCCACCACCACCTCGTCCGCAAGGGGCTCCGCAACCGCGCGGGCGTCGTCGTCGAGTCGGGCGAGCCACACGAGGTCCACCACCTCGCGACGCTCGTCGGCTACGGCGCCGACGCGGTCGACCCGTACCTCGCGTACGCCTCCATCGCTGACGTGGTCGCCGGCCCGGACGGCGCCGACGAGGACGAGGCGCTCGCGGCGTACCGGCACGCGCTGGAGGACGGCCTCCTCAAGACGATGGCGAAGATGGGCATCTCCACGATGGAGTCGTACCAGGGCGCCCAGATCTTCGAGGCGGTCGGACTCGACTCCGAGTTCGTCGCCGAGTACTTCGAGGGGACGGAGATCCGCACCGAGGGGATCGGGATCGAGCAGATCGAAGACGACCTCCGCACCCGTCACGCGATGGCGTTCGGCGCCGACCCCGAACTGGAGACCACCGGCGAGTACGAGCACCGCTCGTCGGGCGTGAAACACGGGTGGAACCCCCAGACCGTCGGCACGCTCCAGCAGGCGGTCCGCGGCGGCGACTACGGGCAGTACCGCGAGTTCGCCGAGCTGGTGAACGACCAGACGGAGGAGCTGCAGTCGCTTCGTGGCCTCCTGGAGTTCGACTCCGACCGCGACCCGGTCCCGGTCGAGCAGGTCGAGCCGGTCGAGTCGATCGTCGAGCGCTTCTCGACGGCCGCGATGAGCCTCGGGAGCATCTCCCCCGAGGCCCACGAGAACAACGCCATCGCGATGAACCGGCTGGGCGCGAAGTCGAACACCGGCGAGGGCGGCGAGCCGCCGGAGCGGTTCGACACGGAGAAGGAGTGCACCGTCAAGCAGGTCGCCTCGGGTCGCTTCGGCGTCACCTCGGAGTACCTCGCGAACGCGGAGGAGCTCCAGATCAAGATGGCGCAGGGGTCGAAGCCGGGCGAGGGCGGTCACCTCCCCGGCGAGAAGGTCAACGAGATGATCGCGCACGTCCGGTGTTCCACGCCCGGCGTCGGCCTCATCTCGCCGCCGCCCCAACACGACATCTACTCGATCGAGGACCTCAAACAGCTGATCTTCGACCTGAAGGCAGCGAGCCCCGAGGCCGACGTCAACGTGAAGCTGGTCTCGGAGGCCGGCATCGGCACCATCGCGGCCGGCGTCGCGAAGGCGAACGCCGACGTGGTCCACGTCTCGGGCCACGACGGCGGCACGGGCGCCTCACCGAAGACCTCGATCAAGAACGCCGGCCTGCCATGGGAGCTGGGGCTCGCGGAGGCGAACCAGATGCTCCGCGCCACCGGCCTGCGCGACCGCATCCGCGTCTCGGCCGACGGCGGGCTGCGGACCGGCCGCGACGTCGCGGTCGCGGCCGCCTTGGGCGCCGAGGAGTACATCTTCGGGACCGCGTCGCTCGTCACCTCTGGCTGCGTGATGGCCCGCCAGTGCCACGAGAACACCTGTCCGGTCGGCGTCGCCACCCAGCGCGAGGACCTCCGGCAGCGCTTCCCGGGCCAGCCGGACCACGTGGTCAACTACATGACGTTCATCGCGCAGGAGCTTCGGGAGATCATGGCCGAGCAGGGGTACACCGAACTGGAGGAGTTCATCGGCCGCCCCGAACTGCTCGCCCAGCGCGACACGGACCACGAGAAGGCGAAGCACCTCGACCTGTCGGCGGTCATCGCCGAGCCCGCGGGCGAAGCCCGCACGAAGGTCCGCGAGCAGGCGCACGGCGGCGTCGACGACCTGCTCGACTGGGACCTCATCGACGAGGCCGCGCCGGCCATCGAGGACGGCGCGCCGGTCGCGCTCACCCGCGACGTGCGCAACGTCGACCGCGCGGTCGGCGCGACCCTCTCGAACCGGGTCGTCTCCGAACACGGCGGCGACGGGCTCCCGGACGACACCGTCTCCTGCCGGTTCGACGGCGAGGCGGGCCAGAGCTTCGGCGCGTTCCTCGCGTCCGGGATCACGATGGAGCTGTCGGGCGCCGCCAACGACTACGTGGGTAAGGGCCTCTCCGGCGGTCGGCTCGTGATCGACACGCCCGCCGAGGCGTCGTACGACCCGACCGAGAACGTCGTCGCCGGCAACGTCTGTCTGTACGGCGCCACCGCGGGCGAGATGTACGTCAACGGCGTCGCGGGCGAGCGGTTCGGCGTCCGCAACTCGGGCGTCAGCGCGGTCGTCGAGGGCGTCGGCGACCACGGCTGCGAGTACATGACCGGCGGCGTCGTCGCCGTCCTCGGGGACACGGGCCGCAACTTCGCGGCCGGGATGTCGGGCGGTATCGCGTACGTGTACGACCCTGACGACCGGTTCGACGAGCGCGTGAACCGCGGGATGGTGTCCGTCTCCGAGACGCTGGAGGAGTCCGACGAGCGGATGCTCCGGCGGCTCGTCGAGAACCACCGCGCGTACACCGAAAGCGAGCGCGCGGCCGACTTACTCGACGACTGGGAGGCCGCGCTCGACGACTTCGTCCGCGTCTTCCCCGACGCGTACGCCGACGTCATCGCCGAGGGCATCGGTGACGACGTGCGCGACGAACCGCCCGCGCCCGCCGCCGCGGTGCCGGACGCCGGCGCCGACGCGGCCGGACAGGTATCGGGCGACGACTGA
- a CDS encoding ABC transporter ATP-binding protein, which produces MAADDRNAFEVYRDRVNRPLSRLFREYGASEAHWLVIGMAANVVARVSGLIPPVVLGVAIDAVFTGTGPYTLPIVPDAWLPGAEDAQFRLSVLLIFGSFIVTGVFTYVYGIAANNFAHRVMHAVRTDSFDRMQRLDMTFFDDKQTGEVMSVLNNDASNLEVFLDNALQNSARLGVMLVGIAGVLVYYNYELAVVTLAAIPLMVLFTLWFMRAVEPRYVAQRSVVGDLNTALENALSGVELVKTSNTEAHESERVEDASFSYFQRTMSILRLNYVYRPGMELLAGLAFAATFAVGGYWLENGAPGPFTTELTVGTFVTFVLLTQQFVAPLAEVSNIIDQYENAKASCERVFGLRDIPVRIEDADDAVELGGETRGDGGSRDDSGQGDRGTDVDDRGAGGAGGHGGVAGAVEYDDVSFAYPENALQDPADADEEVLRGVSFSADPGDTVALVGPTGAGKSTLLKLLLRLYDVTDGAIYVDGHDVRDVTVESLRSSVGYVAQDTTLFDGTIAENIRYGRFTRIDEGEDGAGGSDAGAGKEGDDAEAIRERVVEAAKAAEAHEFIDSLPNGYETRIGERGVKLSGGQRQRLAIARVVLQDPAILILDEATSAVDTETEMLIQRSLDRLAADRTTFVIAHRLSTVTDADTALVLEDGAVVERGSHEELLAEDGLYAKLWGVQAGEIDELPEEFVERARERHVDRAVERATAESEVESETLE; this is translated from the coding sequence ATGGCCGCCGACGACCGCAACGCCTTCGAAGTGTACCGCGACCGGGTCAACCGACCCCTGAGTCGGCTGTTCCGCGAGTACGGCGCGTCCGAAGCGCACTGGCTCGTGATCGGGATGGCCGCCAACGTGGTCGCCCGAGTCTCGGGGCTGATCCCGCCGGTGGTCCTCGGCGTCGCCATCGACGCCGTCTTCACCGGCACCGGCCCGTACACGCTCCCGATCGTGCCGGACGCGTGGCTCCCGGGCGCGGAAGACGCGCAGTTCCGGCTCTCGGTGCTGCTCATCTTCGGCTCGTTCATCGTGACGGGCGTGTTCACGTACGTCTACGGCATCGCCGCGAACAACTTCGCCCACCGCGTGATGCACGCGGTGCGCACCGACTCCTTCGACCGGATGCAGCGGCTCGACATGACCTTCTTCGACGACAAACAGACCGGCGAGGTCATGTCCGTCCTCAACAACGACGCCTCGAACCTGGAGGTGTTCCTCGATAACGCCCTCCAGAACTCCGCGCGTCTCGGCGTGATGCTCGTGGGTATCGCAGGCGTCCTCGTCTACTACAACTACGAGCTGGCGGTCGTCACCCTCGCCGCGATCCCGCTGATGGTCCTCTTCACGCTCTGGTTCATGCGCGCGGTCGAGCCGCGGTACGTCGCGCAGCGCTCGGTCGTCGGGGACCTCAACACCGCCCTCGAGAACGCGCTCTCCGGCGTCGAACTCGTGAAGACCTCCAACACGGAGGCCCACGAGAGCGAGCGCGTCGAGGACGCCTCCTTCTCGTACTTCCAGCGCACGATGTCGATCCTCCGGCTCAACTACGTCTACCGGCCCGGGATGGAGCTGCTCGCCGGGCTGGCGTTCGCCGCCACCTTCGCGGTCGGCGGCTACTGGCTGGAGAACGGCGCCCCGGGCCCGTTCACGACGGAGCTGACGGTGGGGACGTTCGTCACCTTCGTCCTCCTCACCCAGCAGTTCGTCGCCCCCCTCGCGGAGGTGTCGAACATCATCGACCAGTACGAGAACGCGAAGGCCTCCTGCGAGCGCGTGTTCGGCCTGCGCGACATCCCGGTCCGCATCGAGGACGCCGACGACGCGGTCGAACTCGGCGGCGAGACCCGGGGGGACGGCGGGAGCCGGGACGACAGCGGCCAGGGCGACCGCGGAACCGACGTGGACGACCGCGGAGCGGGCGGGGCCGGCGGCCACGGCGGCGTCGCGGGCGCCGTCGAATACGACGACGTCTCCTTCGCGTACCCCGAGAACGCCTTACAGGACCCCGCGGACGCCGACGAAGAGGTCCTCCGCGGCGTCTCCTTTTCGGCCGACCCGGGCGACACCGTCGCCCTCGTCGGCCCGACCGGCGCCGGTAAGTCGACGCTGCTCAAACTGCTCCTCCGGCTGTACGACGTCACCGACGGTGCCATCTACGTCGACGGCCACGACGTGCGCGACGTGACCGTCGAGAGCCTGCGCTCGTCGGTCGGCTACGTGGCCCAGGACACCACGCTGTTCGACGGCACCATCGCGGAGAACATCCGCTACGGGCGCTTTACCCGGATCGACGAGGGTGAGGACGGTGCCGGGGGAAGCGACGCGGGAGCCGGCAAGGAGGGCGACGACGCGGAGGCGATCCGCGAGCGCGTGGTCGAGGCCGCGAAGGCCGCGGAGGCCCACGAGTTCATCGACTCGCTGCCGAACGGCTACGAGACGCGGATCGGCGAGCGCGGCGTGAAGCTCTCCGGCGGCCAGCGACAGCGGCTCGCCATCGCCCGGGTCGTCCTCCAGGACCCCGCAATCTTAATCTTGGACGAGGCGACCTCGGCAGTCGACACCGAGACGGAGATGCTTATCCAGCGCTCGCTCGACCGCCTCGCGGCCGACCGCACCACCTTCGTCATCGCGCACCGCCTCTCGACGGTGACCGACGCCGACACCGCGCTCGTGTTGGAGGACGGCGCGGTCGTCGAGCGCGGGAGCCACGAGGAGCTGCTGGCCGAGGACGGGCTATACGCGAAGCTCTGGGGCGTTCAGGCCGGCGAAATCGACGAGCTCCCTGAGGAGTTCGTCGAGCGCGCCCGCGAGCGCCACGTCGACCGCGCGGTCGAGCGAGCGACCGCCGAGAGCGAGGTCGAGTCCGAGACGCTCGAATAA
- a CDS encoding SRPBCC family protein produces the protein MDELVVSTKVYAGAEEVYTFLLDFPRYANYSEYLREVRTVTGDGGPGTKYALTFAWWKISYTARSEVTGVEPPERIDWAITKDIDAGGCWRVTPPESDRPDDAPCEVALEVEFDPGSASSDALDLPRLVSFDWVLKKAIPLIKDEAERVVERAVRDLEGSTRDVDLDVYVDSDRI, from the coding sequence GTGGACGAACTCGTCGTAAGCACGAAGGTGTACGCCGGCGCCGAGGAGGTGTACACGTTCCTGCTCGATTTCCCGCGGTACGCGAACTACTCGGAGTACCTCCGGGAGGTCCGGACCGTCACCGGCGACGGCGGTCCCGGGACCAAGTACGCGCTCACGTTCGCGTGGTGGAAGATATCCTACACCGCTCGCTCGGAGGTGACGGGCGTCGAGCCGCCCGAGCGGATCGACTGGGCGATCACGAAGGACATCGACGCGGGCGGCTGCTGGCGGGTGACGCCTCCGGAATCCGACCGGCCCGACGACGCCCCCTGCGAGGTCGCGCTCGAAGTCGAGTTCGACCCCGGCTCCGCCAGCTCCGACGCCCTCGATCTCCCGCGCTTGGTGTCGTTCGACTGGGTGTTGAAGAAGGCGATCCCGCTGATCAAAGACGAGGCCGAGCGCGTCGTCGAGCGCGCCGTGCGCGACCTCGAAGGCTCGACGCGGGACGTCGACCTCGACGTGTACGTGGACTCCGACCGGATCTGA